One genomic segment of Vicia villosa cultivar HV-30 ecotype Madison, WI unplaced genomic scaffold, Vvil1.0 ctg.001049F_1_1, whole genome shotgun sequence includes these proteins:
- the LOC131632900 gene encoding uncharacterized protein LOC131632900 — protein sequence MAHKYAIESLDRTLKDVMSANKNSSDVFGGKVVVFSGDFRQILHVVPRGSRSDIVHCAINASYIWHSVEVLTLTRNMRLQTGSTQTDKTEITQFSDWLLRIGEGRISEPNGGTAEIDIPPDILIIEFDDPIVAIVNTTYLDFINNFQSIDYLKSRAILASTLEIVDQINDHILNLMPGEICDYYSANSVDKSEIHDPTVVDILTPEFLSSLRTSGLPNYHLKLKVGTPIMLMRNIDQSEGLCNGTRLCITKMAAHVLEASIMGGKGLGNLVYIPQMDMSPSQSPCPFKLNRRHFPIIVSYSMTINKSQGQSLDNVGLYLPRDVFTQG from the exons ATGGCACATAAGTATGCAATAGAATCGCTTGACAGAACTTTGAAAGATGTTATGAGTGCAAACAAAAATTCCAGCGATGTATTTGGTGGAAAGGTCGTTGTTTTCAGTGGTGATTTTAGACAGATTTTACATGTCGTCCCCAGAGGCAGTCGTTCCGACATTGTACACTGTGCCATAAATGCATCTTACATATGGCATTCAGTTGAGGTATTAACATTGACAAGAAATATGCGGCTTCAAACAGGATCAACACAGACTGATAAAACTGAAATAACACAGTTTTCAGATTGGCTTTTAAGAATAGGAGAGGGCCGAATATCTGAGCCTAATGGCGGCACCGCCGAAATCGACATACCACCTGATAttttgataatagaatttgatgaTCCAATTGTGGCCATTGTCAATACCACATACCttgatttcataaataattttcaaTCCATTGATTACCTTAAAAGTCGAGCAATACTGGcctctacactggaaattgttgatCAGATCAATGACCATATACTTAACTTAATGCCAG GAGAAATTTGTGACtactacagcgcaaattcagttgACAAGTCTGAGATTCATGACCCAACAGTAGTTGATATCCTCACACCAGAATTTCTAAGTTCCCTCCGAACATCAGGTTTGCCTAACTATCACTTAAAACTAAAGGTTGGGACACCTATAATGCTCATGAGAAACATAGATCAGTCTGAAGGTTTGTGTAACGGCACAAGGTTGTGCATAACAAAGATGGCAGCCCATGTACTTGAGGCTTCAATAATGGGCGGTAAAGGTTTGGGAAATTTGGTTTACATACCTCAAATGGACATGTCACCATCCCAATCACCATGTCCATTCAAACTGAATAGAAGACATTTCCCTATTATAGTTTCCTATTCTATGACAATCAACAAATCACAGGGACAGTCATTGGATAACGTCGGTTTGTACTTACCAAGAGATGTATTTACACAAGGCTAA
- the LOC131632901 gene encoding uncharacterized protein LOC131632901 has product MYTIEFQKRGLPHAHILIFLHPQNKYPTPSDIDNIISAEIPDPTVHPNLYKLVKAHMMHGPCGLARMNSQCMKNGRCSKYYPKKFIEHTIVDAEGYPLYMRRSKIFTIEKNGITLDNRHVVPYNTRFLMKYQAHINMEWCNQSTSIKYLFKYINKCYDRITAAVSTNNNQPVDEIQQYLDCRYVSPSEACWRIYSYNIHGRKPAVERMFYHLVGEKPIYYTDYARIENVLETASVTE; this is encoded by the coding sequence ATGTACACCATTGAATTCCAAAAGCGGGGATTGCCACATGCGCACATATTGATATTCCTACACCCTCAGAACAAATACCCAACACCATCTGACATAGACAACATCATTTCTGCTGAGATTCCTGACCCGACTGTTCATCCCAATTTATACAAGTTGGTTAAGGCACATATGATGCATGGACCCTGTGGCCTTGCGCGGATGAACTCACAATGTATGAAGAATGGAAGATGTTCTAAATACTATCCCAAAAAGTTTATTGAACACACTATTGTTGATGCAGAGGGATATCCACTTTATATGAGAAGATCAAAAATCTTCACTATTGAAAAAAATGGTATCACCTTGGACAACCGACATGTAGTTCCGTATAACACCAGATTTCTTATGAAATACCAGGCACATATAAACATGGAATGGTGTAATCAGAGTACTTCcataaaatatcttttcaaatatatcaataaatGCTATGATAGAATAACAGCAGCAGTTTCAACAAATAACAatcaacctgttgatgaaatccaACAATATCTCGATTGCAGGTATGTCTCCCCCAGTGAAGCATGCTGGCGTATTTACTCTTACAATATTCATGGCAGAAAACCAGCTGTGGAACGTATGTTCTACCATTTGGTTGGGGAGAAACCTATCTACTACACAGATTATGCACGCATAGAAAATGTGCTGGAAACTGCAAGTGTGACTGAATAA
- the LOC131632902 gene encoding uncharacterized protein LOC131632902, whose product MVTDVVKNIGSQTSIARNRRKLILKAKRDYRNGIRSNNLTSHLELNFTSSATYETTVKTAMARKRRKIILDNRKRLRNFINTEVGECANANSRCKNSNYGVEFSNNIVIQNQNMDHASTSNHNMSIESHYQDNDDSNSDNNLNSPNSSDSEEDSVPAQLQEARLQETGKPPQYAQLYIYDMDNEVEHRIKCFKDNKGIERPVVNKLKIMLDEHNVHAKAFRMARDVLRTNSFTDLKLILISDRSEDGRVYNKPTVSEVAALIVGDIDYADKRDILIHRRNGGLQRIDEFHPTYLAYQYPLIFPYGEDGYRKNIMHKYPHETEVTRKNRQSIKGLVFLPVTTTSQRDKNTTLLKTSISTILSRRLCYDGIQTTELVEG is encoded by the exons ATGGTAACAGATGTTGTTAAAAACATTGGTTCTCAAACATCAATTGCAAGAAATAGGAGAAAACTTATTCTCAAAGCAAAGAGAGATTATCGAAACGGTATCAGATCAAACAACCTCACTTCCCATTTAGAACTTAATTTTACATCCTCTGCAACATATGAAACCACTGTTAAAACGGCTATGGCTAGAAAGAGAAGGAAGATAATCTTGGATAACAGAAAAAGATTGAGAAATTTCATCAACACTGAAGTTGGTGAGTGCGCAAATGCAAATTCAAGATGCAAGAATTCAAATTATGGGGTTGAATTTTCAAATAACATTGTTATtcaaaatcagaacatggatcaTGCATCTACCTCAAATCATAATATGTCAATTGAGTCTCATTATCAGGACAATGATGACTCCAACTCTgacaataatttgaattctccTAATAGTTCCGACTCTGAGGAGGATTCAGTGCCTGCACAATTACAGGAGGCCCGTCTTCAAG AAACCGGAAAACCTCCGCAATATGCTCAATTATACATCTACGACATGGACAATGAAGTTGAACACAGAATAAAATGTTTCAA GGACAACAAAGGCATCGAGCGCCCCGTTGTCAATAAGCTCAAGATAATGTTAGATGAGCACAATGTTCATGCCAAAGCTTTTAGAATGGCAAGGGATGTTTTAAGGACAAATTCTTTCACAGATTTAAAACTCATACTTATTTCTGATAGATCCGAAGATGGTCGTGTTTACAATAAACCTACGGTCTCAGAAGTGGCTGCACTCATTGTGGGAGACATTGATTATGCTGATAAAAGGGACATCTTAATTCATCGCCGCAATGGTGGTTTGCAACGAATAGATGAGTTTCACCCAACATATTTGGCATATCAGTATCCTCTTATATTTCCTTATGGGGAAGATGGTTACAGGAAAAATATAATGCACAAATATCCCCATGAAACTGAGGTCACTAGGAAAAACCGTCAGAGCATTAAAGGATTGGTTTTCTTACCGGTTACAACAACGTCACAAAGAGACAAAAACACTACTTTACTCAAGACGTCTATTTCAACAATTCTTAGTCGACGGTTATGCTATGATGGAATCCAAACGACTGAATTGGTTGAGGGATAA